One genomic region from Vitis riparia cultivar Riparia Gloire de Montpellier isolate 1030 chromosome 17, EGFV_Vit.rip_1.0, whole genome shotgun sequence encodes:
- the LOC117903985 gene encoding alpha-dioxygenase 2 — MAFSKSSSSFIHPQLLHIVAKMTLFDTFLFYIVHFVDKLGVWHRLPVLLGLAYLGIRRHLHQRYNLLQVGGVNGGRYDTEEFCYRTADGKCNHPIDDQIGSQGTLFGRNMPPSTSSYQLLEPHPTVVATKLLARKKFIDNGKQFNLIACSWVQFMIHDWIDHMEDTQQVEIKAPSDIASGCPLKSFKFFKSKSIPTGSPHMEDGFLNTRTPWWDGSVIYGNNDDGMRRVRTFKDGKLKISNDGLLEHDGKGIPISGDVRNCWAGFSLLQALFVKEHNAVCDMLKVHHPDFDDERLYRHARLVTSAVIAKIHTIDWTVELLKTDTLLAGMRINWYGFMGKKFKDSFGHILGPILSGLVGLKKPRDHGVPYSLTEEFVSVYRMHALLPDELHIRDTNSSNTASEGECPPLIEEVPMREMVGLEGEKRLSKIGMEKMMVSMGHQASGAMALWNYPSWMRNLVAHDVNGEDRPDLVDMAALEIYRDRERGVARYNEFRRNLLMIPISKWEDLTDDEKVVEALCEVYGDDVEKLDLLVGLHAEKKIKGFAICETAFFIFLLIASRRLEADRFFTTNFNSQTYTKSGLDWVNKTETLQDVLDRHFPDMTKKWMRCSSAFSVWDSTPTPTNYIPLYLRPAP, encoded by the exons ATGGCATTTTCTAAGTCGTCTTCTTCCTTCATTCACCCTCAACTCCTCCATATCGTGGCCAAAATGACTCTCTTTGACACCTTCTTGTTCTAT ATTGTGCACTTCGTGGACAAGCTGGGGGTGTGGCATAGGCTGCCAGTGCTCTTGGGGCTTGCCTACTTGGGAATCAGAAGGCATTTGCACCAACGTTACAATCTGCTGCAAGTGGGGGGAGTCAATGGGGGGAGATATGATACTGAAGAGTTCTGTTATAGAACAGCTGATGGAAAATGTAACCACCCCATCGATGATCAGATTGGCAGTCAAGGAACTCTTTTTGGCCGCAACATGCCTCCTTCCACTTCTTCATATCAG TTGCTGGAGCCTCACCCAACAGTTGTGGCCACAAAGCTTTTGGCAAGGAAGAAGTTCATAGATAATGGGAAGCAATTCAACTTGATAGCATGCTCATGGGTACAGTTTATGATTCATGATTGGATTGATCATATGGAGGACACCCAACAG GTAGAGATTAAAGCTCCCAGTGATATTGCCAGTGGGTGCCCATTGAAGTCATTCAAGTTTTTCAAGAGCAAAAGCATTCCCACTGGTTCACCCCACATGGAGGATGGCTTTTTGAATACAAGGACACCTTGGTG GGACGGGAGTGTAATCTATGGGAATAACGATGATGGAATGAGAAGAGTGAGGACATTCAAAGATGGCAAATTGAAGATATCGAATGATGGGCTTCTTGAACATGATGGGAAAGGGATTCCTATCTCTGGTGATGTTAGGAATTGCTGGGCTGGCTTCTCCCTCTTACAAGCCTTATTTGTTAAAGAACACAATGCTGTTTGTGACATGCTAAAA GTACATCACcctgattttgatgatgagaggCTCTATCGACATGCAAGACTGGTGACTTCAGCTGTCATTGCTAAAATACATACCATTGATTGGACTGTTGAGCTCTTAAAAACCGATACTCTTTTGGCTGGGATGAGAATCAACTG GTATGGATTTATGGGGAAGAAATTCAAGGATTCATTTGGACATATTTTGGGGCCAATACTAAGTGGATTGGTTGGTCTTAAGAAGCCAAGAGACCATGGAGTTCCTTATTCCCTAACTGAAGAGTTTGTTAGTGTATACAGAATGCATGCTCTTCTACCCGATGAACTCCATATCCGCGACACAAACTCTAGCAACACTGCTTCAGAGGGCGAATGCCCGCCTCTCATAGAAGA AGTGCCTATGAGGGAAATGGTGGGGCTAGAAGGCGAGAAAAGACTGTCAAAAATTGGGATGGAGAAGATGATGGTGTCAATGGGGCATCAGGCAAGTGGAGCTATGGCCCTGTGGAACTATCCTTCATGGATGAGGAACCTTGTTGCTCATGATGTCAATGGAGAAGACAGACCTGATCTAGTTGATATGGCTGCCTTGGAAA TTTATAGAGATAGAGAAAGGGGAGTTGCTCGGTATAATGAGTTCAGAAGAAACTTACTGATGATTCCAATTAGCAAATGGGAAGATCTGACAGATGATGAAAAGGTTGTTGAAGCTCTCTGTGAAGTGTATGGAGATGATGTGGAGAAGCTCGACCTGCTAGTCGGCCTACATGCAGAGAAGAAGATCAAAGGCTTCGCCATCTGCGAGACCGCTTTCTTCATCTTTCTCCTCATTGCATCAAG GAGGTTGGAAGCAGACCGGTTTTTCACTACCAACTTCAACTCTCAAACCTACACAAAGAGTGGCCTAGACTGGGTTAACAAGACAGAGACCTTGCAAGATGTTCTGGACAGACACTTCCCAGACATGACAAAAAAATGGATGAGATGTTCCAGTGCATTTTCAGTGTGGGATTCTACGCCAACCCCAACAAACTACATACCCCTGTATCTAAGACCCGCCCCCTAA